Part of the Geobacter pickeringii genome, TGTGATCGGCACTCTGTTCTAGCGGTAGAAGGCAGCGGACAACAACGACTCGATGTGAAGGGCGCGGAGGCCGCCGGATGGTCTCCGCGCTTTTGCGCGTCAGGAGGAACCATGGGGGATATGCTTGGAATCGCGGTGGGGACCGTCACGATGCGGCCCTACGTCTTTGCCTTTTTCGCCGCCTACCTGGTGGCGGCGGTGCCGCATCTTGGGTGGCGAAAGATCGCTCTGTTCACGGTCGCAGGGTATCTGACCTCGTTCATCTCGGAGGTCAGCTCCATCAATACCGGCATCCCCTACGGCTGGTATTACTACATCGACGCCACCAGCGCCCGCGAACTGTGGATAGCGGGGGTGCCGTTCTTCGATTCGCTCTCCTACGTGTTCCTTGCCTACTGCAGCTATGCCACGGCTCTTTTCGTGGTCTCGCCGGTAAAGGCGTGGCGGTGGGAACTGGTGACCTTGGAGACCCACGCCATCAGACGTTCCCTGTCGGTGCTCTTCCTCGGATCACTTTTTCAAGTCTTTCTCGATATCATCACCGATCCGGTGGCACTCCAGGGACGACGCTGGTTTTTGGGGCAGATCTACGGTTATCGCGAAACAGGGATCCATTATGGCGTTCCGCTCTCGAATTACGGAGGCTGGTGGCTCGTGAGCGCTCTCATGATCTTCATCATGCAGATGATCGACCGCGGGTGGGAGCGGCCGGGGAAGAGACCGGCCGGCGTGGCCAACCTCCCATTCCGTTCGCTTTATGGGCCGGTGCTGTATCTCTCGGTGATCGCGTTCAACCTGGGGGTGACCCTCTGGATCGGCGAACGCCTCATGGCCTTGACGGGGTTCCTCATTTTCGTGCTTCCGCTGGCCATTGCCGCGGTTACCATCATCCGGAGAACCAACCGGTATCGTAAGGAAGAGCTTTCCGACCATCTGAAGGATTTCCCGTGGTCGGCCGCGGCAGCCAGAAAGGGATAGGAGGGAGCTACTCGGGGCGGGTGACGAGAATGTTTGTCGTTGCCAGGACGGCCGTGGCAAGGGCGGCACCGGCCAAGCGGGTATTGCGGGCGAGACGGATGAGCTGCGGGACGATCCGGGGTTTCCGGAGGATGGTGGCGAGAACCTTCGTCAGGCGGATGTTCATGTCGTGGTCGGTGAATTCGTCGAGGGTGAAGGAGAGCTCCTCCCGGGCGCCGTCGCTTACGGCACGAAGTGCCACGAGTGGAATGCCGTAGCGGGCCGTTGTCTCGGCCACGGCCGCCGTTTCCATGTCGAGGACCGGCGCATGCAGGTCCGGGGGGAGCAGCGGCGCGAAGCTCCGTTTTGTCAGGATCTTTTCCGAGGTGATGATTTCGCCCGGCGTCACCCGGTTGAGGGATGCGCCGATACCGTCCAGGACTTCTGCCGCCAAGCTCCGGTCAACGCCCCCCTGGGGGCGAAGTCCGCCGTCGACGGCACGCCAGCATCCCGTGCCGACCACAAGGTCGCCTGCTTCAAGCCCGGGAAGGACCGCACCGCCGAACCCGAACGAAACGATGGCCGCGGGCGATGTCTCGGCGAGTGCCTCGGCGGCCTGGGCGGCGCGGAGGGGGCCCATCCCCGATTCGATGAGGGTGACGCCGACATCATGGAGGACGAAACGGTACCGGGTGAAATGGCCTTCCCGGTGTTTTTCGACCGGTCCGACCCGCCGCAGCAAGGGGCGCACTTCGTCGGGCATCGCCGCTATGAGACCGATGGTTTTTGCCGGCATGATTCCTCTCCTTCGCGAATGCATTTCCGGAACTCTATCAGAGCGGGGTGCCGCGGGGCAACGCATTTCACTCCTTGACAGGCCACGACCTTTGCGGTAGCGTAGAACGTCCCACCTGCCAACGGGACACGCATCCAGCACCAAATCTCTTGCCTTCATTCGGACAATCAACGTCGGTATCTGTAACTGGTTATAATCACGGTAACCGCATTAAGAAATGCGCGGCGCTTCCGTGTGCTGTCGTTTTGTTGTGTGCAGGCTTCGGGACCGTCTATGAAGATAACAGCCATCATCCCCGCCCGTTTCGCGTCGACCCGTTTTCCCGGCAAAGCCCTTGCCGAGATCATGGGGAAGCCGATGGTGCAGCACGTGTATGAACGGACATCCCGTGCCGGACTCGTGTCCGAGGTCATTGTCGCCACCGACGACGAACGGGTTGCCGATGCCGTTCGCGCCTTCGGCGGACGGGTCGAGATGACTGCAAAGGAGCATGAGACCGGGACCGATCGGTTGGCGGAGGTAGCAACCCGTATCGATGCCGATCTCGTTGTCAATGTTCAGGGGGATGAACCGCTCATCGAGCCGGCAATGATCGACGAGGCGATCGCTCCTCTTGCGACGGACGGCGCCATCCGGATGGGGACTCTGAAGAGCCGGATCAGGACGCTGCACGATTTTCTCAGCCCCAATGTTGTCAAAGTGGTTACCGACACCCAAGGATTTGCGCTCTATTTTTCACGGTCGCCCCTCCCCAATTTTCGCGACAAATGGAATGACCTGAAAGATGAGGCGTTCGTTACGGGGCGACTCCTCTGCCACAAGCATGTGGGGCTCTACGTCTATCGCCGCGATTTTCTTCTGGAATTCGCGCGAATGGCGCCCACGCCGCTGGAGCAGTCCGAGAAGCTCGAGCAGCTTCGCGCCCTGGAGAACGGCTGCCGGATCCGGGTGGTGGAGACCGAGTATGAGTCGATCGGCGTTGACACGCCGGCCGATCTGGAAAAAGTAATCGAAAAACTGAAAAAGGTGTAATGACATGAAAACCAAATTCATCTTTGTGACCGGCGGCGTTGTTTCGTCCATCGGCAAAGGGCTCGCCTCGGCATCGCTCGGGGCGCTTCTCGAGGCCCGGGGACTGCGGGTCACCATGCAGAAGCTTGACCCGTACATCAACGTCGACCCGGGGACCATGTCTCCGTTCCAGCATGGTGAAGTCTTCGTCACTGACGATGGCGCTGAAACCGATCTGGACCTGGGCCACTACGAGCGGTACACGTCGGCCCGGCTCTCGAAGCGGAGCAACTTCACCACCGGCCAGGTCTATTTCTCGGTCATCGAGAAGGAGCGCCGCGGCGACTATCTCGGCGGTACCGTTCAGGTCATTCCCCACATCACCGACGAGATCAAGCACAAGATCATCGAAAACGCCAAAGGGGCGGACGTCGCCATCGTCGAGGTGGGCGGCACCGTCGGAGACATCGAGTCCCTGCCGTTCCTGGAGGCGATCCGTCAGTTCAAGGCCGACCGTGGGGCGTCGAACGTCCTCTATCTTCACGTGACCCTCGTTCCGTACATCAAGACGGCCGGTGAGCTGAAGACCAAACCGACGCAGCATTCGGTCAAGGAACTGAGGGAGATCGGCATCCAGCCCGATATCCTCCTCTGCCGCTGCGAAAAGGATCTTCCTCACGACATGAAGGCGAAGATCGCCCTGTTCTGCAACGTGGAGGAGAAAGCGGTCATTACCTCGGCCGATGCCGAGCACATCTATGCGGTGCCGTTGGCTCTCCACCGGCAGGGGCTCGACGAGCAGGTGGTGGAGAAACTCAACATCTGGACCAAGGCCCCCGATCTCGCCCCGTGGGAGAGCGTTGTGGAAAAGCTTCGCAACCCCCTCAAGGGAGAGGTCCACATCGCCATCGTCGGCAAGTACGTCAACCTCACCGAGTCCTACAAGTCGCTGGCCGAGGCTCTGACCCACGGCGGGATCGCCAATGACTGCCGGGTTTTCCTCAAGTATCTTGATTCGGAGAAGATCGAGAACGAGGGGCTCGGCACCCTTCTGGACGACGTCGATGCGGTGCTCGTTCCCGGAGGATTCGGAGAGCGGGGAACCGAGGGGAAGATCAAGTCGATCGAGTACGTCAGGACGCGGAAGATCCCCTTCTTCGGAATCTGCCTCGGGATGCAGATGGCTGCCGTGGAATACGCCCGCAATGTCTGCGGTCTCGATGACGCCTTTTCCAGCGAATTCCGTCCCGACTGCGCCAATCCCATCATCAACCTGATGGAGGAGCAGAAAGGAGTCGAGCGCAAAGGGGGGACTATGAGACTTGGCGCATACCCCTGTACGCTTGCGAAGGGCTCGTTTGCCCAGAAGGCATACGGTTCCCTGGAGATATCAGAGCGCCACCGCCATCGTTACGAGTTCAATAATGCCTTCCGGGAGAACCTCTCTTCCAATGGGCTGGTGATCTCGGGCGTTTACAAGGAGGGCGATCTGGTGGAGATCATCGAGGTCGCCGACCATCCCTGGTTCCTTGGCTGCCAGTTCCACCCCGAGTTCAAGTCGAAACCGCTCAATCCGCACCCGCTCTTCCGGGCGTTCGTCGCTGCCGCCCTCGAGCACAGGAAGGTGAGGGGATAGTCTGCCCCTCACATTGGGAGCCATCGTGGTAAGAGAGATTGCAATCGGAAATGTCAAGATTGGCGGCAATCGGCCGCTGGTGCTGATCGCCGGGCCTTGCGTCATTGAGAACGAGGCGGCGACGCTGCGCTGCGCCGAGCGTCTCATGACCCTTGTGAATGGCGTTGCCATACCGCTCATCTTCAAGGCGTCCTACGACAAGGCGAACCGGACTTCCGTCACCTCCTTTCGCGGCCCCGGCATCAAGGAAGGGTTGCGGATCCTGAAAAAAGTGAAGGAGTCGCTGGGGATTCCGGTGCTGTCGGATATCCACTCCATCGAGCAGGTGCAGCCGGCGGCCGAGGTCCTCGACGTCATGCAGATTCCTGCCTTTCTCTGCCGCCAGACCGACCTGCTGGTGGAAGCTGCCCGCAGCGGGTGCGTGGTGAACGTCAAAAAAGGGCAGTTCCTGGCCCCGTGGGACATGGAGAACGTGGTGGGGAAGCTGGTCGCCAGCGGCAACGAGAAGGTCGTCCTCACGGAGCGCGGGGCATCGTTCGGTTACAACAATCTCGTCTCCGATATGCGAAGTCTGCCGATCATGCGTGGATTCGGCTTCCCCGTGGTGTTCGACGCCACCCACAGCGTTCAGCTCCCCGGCGGACAGGGGGGCTCCTCGGGGGGGCAGCGGCAATTTGTCGAATATCTCTCCCGTGCCGCCGTAGCCACTGGCATCGACGGCATCTTCATGGAGGTTCACGAGGAGCCGGACAAGGCCCTCTGTGACGGCCCTAACTCGGTCAAGCTCGACGACCTGCCGGCGCTGCTCAAGAAGCTGAAGGCAATCGACGCCATCGTAAAATGAAAGAGAGGGAGTGAGGAGCGGGGCGCATCGTCGCTCCTTATCCCTTGTTTCTTGCGGAGTTCCCATTGATTCTCGAAGAAGCGCGCAACGTTATCCGTATCGAGGCCGAGGCACTGCTGGCCCTCGCCGAAACCATCAACGGCGAGTTTGAACGTGCCGTTCGCCTTATCCTTGCCACCAAGGGGCGGGTGGTGGTGACCGGCATGGGGAAATCGGGGCTCATCGGCCAGAAAATAGCCTCCACCATGGCATCCACTGGAACGCCGGCTTTTTTCCTCCATCCGGCCGAGGGAATCCACGGCGATCTCGGAATGATCATGAAGGGCGACGTGGTCATTGCCATCTCCAATAGTGGCGAGACCGAGGAGGTCTGCCGGATCCTTCCGGTGATAAAGCGGCTTGGAGCCTCCCTCGTGGCCATGTCGGGAAATCCGAACTCCACCCTTGCCAAGGCGGGGGATATATTCCTCGATATCTCGGTCAAGGAGGAGGCCTGCCCCCTGGGGCTCGCTCCCACCGCGTCCACGACCGCCACCCTCGCCATGGGTGATGCACTGGCCGTGGCGCTTCTTGTTGAGCGGGGATTCAGCCCTGAAGATTTCGCACTGTTCCACCCCGGCGGCGCGTTGGGCAAGAAACTCCTCCTGATGGTGGAGGATGTCATGCACGGCGGTGGCGCCGTTCCGGTAGTGGCAGAAGATACGGCAATGCAGGACGCTCTCTTCGTCATGACGTCAAAGGGGCTCGGGGTGGTGGGAGTCATCGACGTTGCCGGCGCACTCCTCGGAGTAATCACCGATGGCGATCTTCGGCGGGCGCTGGGACGGGGGCTCGATATCCTGCACCTGCCGGCCCGTGAGCTCATGACCCGCAACCCGAAGCGGATCGGTCGGCGCGAACTGGCGGCCAAGGCGCTCCAGCGGATGGAGGAGCATGCCATAACCTCGCTCTTTGTGTTCGATGACGAGAATGACGGTCGACCGGTGGGTGTCGTCCATCTGCACGATCTCCTGAAAGTGGGAATAGCGTGATGGAAGAGCGCCTCGCAAAGATCAAGCTGCTGCTTCTCGACGTTGACGGCGTGATGACCGACGGCCGCATCATATTCGATTCCAATGGCGTCGAAAGCAAGTTCTTCAATGTGAAGGATGGCCACGGAATAAAGATGATCCAGCGGGCAGGCATCCAGGTCGGCATCATCTCCGGCCGGGAATCGATGGTGGTTACGAACCGGGCAGCCGAACTCGGCATTTCCATCGTCTACCAGAAGGCTCTCGACAAACTCTCTCCCTATCTCGACATTCTTGACAAGACCGGTTTCGATGATTCACAGATCGGCTTTGTCGGGGATGATGTCATCGATATTCCCGTCTTGCGCCGGGTCGGATTCGCCGCTGCCCCTGCCGATGCCGTCTCCGACGTATTTCCCTATGTCCATTTCACCACCAGAAACCGTGGCGGTTGGGGGGCCGTTCGCGAGGTCTGCGATCTGCTTCTCCGCGGGCAGGGGAAGTGGGACGAAGTCACGGCCCGCTACTTCCGCTAGTCTCGCTCCATTCCTTCTGCCGTTCCGGCTCCCTCGCGTTTCACTCCGAAAACATCATCTCCTTATGCCAAGCGGAGACTCTGTTTCTGATCCCGATTGGCGCCCCGTTGGCATATGCGGGAGTTGGCGCGTGGGACGATATTCACGCGTTGCGCGCCAGGCATCCATCCCGCTGGTCGGGTCAGGAGGGGTGGTACTACAATCTTTGTGCCAAATTGCCAGTTTGTTCCGACAATCCCCTTTACAGTGTTTGGGTGAGATGGTATACTGCGCCGGCAGTGATGATAAAGATAAGTAAAATCAGGCACGTACTGGCTGCCGCCATCGTTTTGGTCACGCTGTATCTGGTGATTTCCCTTGCCCTCAATGTGGGGACGGGGCGCAAGGCAGAGAAGGTGTTGCCCGCTCTGCCCCGAAATGTAGAACTTTCCCTCAAGAATATTCACTACACCGAAACGAAGGATGGCGTTAAGAAATGGGACCTTTACGCCAGGCAGGGGGAGTATGACAAGGAGCGCGAGGTAACCCGTCTGAGGGAGGTGCGGTTTGTCCTCCCTGGCGATGCGCGTACCGGTGACATAACCTTGCGTGCCGATCAGGCTGACTACCTCAATGCCTCAAAGGATGTGACCCTGAGCGGCAATGTGGTCGCCACGAGCGTTTCCGGCATGCAGTTCAGGACGGGGCATGTCTCGTATCAGTCGGCCCGTTCGCTGGTTACCACCGATGATCGGGTTCATTACGCCGATGGGCAGTTCGATGTCGACGGTGTCGGTATGGAGTTTTCGGTCAAGTCGCGGGATCTGCGGATATTGAAAGATGTTCGGGCCGTTGTTCGGCCTGTGAAAAAAGGATAAGATGAAGCGTTTTCTTTGTGCCTTCTCTCTGCTGTTCGTCCTGGGCGGGTCGGCGCTTGCCGCGCCTCCGGCCGGCGAGCGGGGGAAAGAGCCGATCACCATCAAGTCGAACGAGCTTTCGACTGACAGCAAGAGCCGGACAGCCACTTTTACCGGAAAAGTCACGGCCCGCCAGGGCGACCTGACGATCTATGCTGACCGGCTCGTCGTCCATTATAAGCAGGAAGGCGGCGATGTGGACCGTGTGGACGCCATCGGCAATGTGCGGATTGTTCAGGGAGATCGCCTTGCCACTGCCCGCGAGGGGGTCTATCTCAGTGCCGAACAGAAGATAGTCCTTTCCGGTGATCCCAAGGTCTTCCAGGGAGAAAATACGGTTTCGGGCAAGGTGATCACCTATTTCGTGAACGAAGAGAAAAGTGTCGTGACCGGCGGTCCGGATGGACGCGTCGAGGCGGTCATTCACCCGAAGAACAAGGCTGGTGATGGCGGCTCAAAGCGCTGATACGGTACTTTCAGCCCGGGGCCTCCGCAAGGGGTTCGGCCGTCGTGTCGTGGTAAACGGCGTCGATCTGCAGGTCTCCCCGGGGGAAGTGGTGGGGCTCCTCGGTCCCAACGGTGCCGGAAAGACGACCACCTTCTACATGGTTGTCGGCCTTGCCCGACCCGACGGGGGAGAGGTCTTTCTGGGGGATGAGGAGATTACCCCCCTCCCGATGTACCAGCGGGCGCAGCGGGGGATCAGTTATCTTCCCCAGGAACCGTCGGTTTTTCGCAAGCTGACCGTCGAGGAGAATATCCTGGCGGTGCTGGAGACTATGGACCTCTCGGCGTCTGAGCGGCGGGAGCGGGTCGAGGAACTACTGGCGGAGTTCAAGATCGGCCATATCGCCCGAAGCAAGGGATTCGCCCTTTCCGGCGGAGAGCGGCGACGAGTCGAGATCGCCCGGGCCTTGGCCACCAATCCGTCGTACATCCTTCTTGATGAGCCTTTTGCCGGCATCGATCCGATCGCGGTCATCGATATCCAGGGAATCATCACGGATCTGAAACGGCGCGGCATCGGCATCCTGATATCTGACCACAATGTTCGGGAGACCCTCGGGGTGTGCGATAGTGCCTATATCATGAGTTCCGGCGAGGTGATAGAGTACGGCGACCCGGTGAGGATTGCCGAAAGCAAGAAGGCCCGGGAAATTTACCTGGGAGAGAAGTTCAGACTGTGAGGCATGTCCCGGGCGTGACGGACAGCGCCGCCCTCCGCACTACGGTTTAGAAAAGAAACAACGTAAGGGTACCCTCTCTATGGCCATTGAGATGCGCCAACAAATGAAGCTGACCCAGCAGCTGGTGATGACGCCCCAGTTGCAGCAGGCGATCAAGCTCCTGCAATTGTCGCGGCTCGAGCTTCAGGATTTGGTGCGCCAGGAGATGGAGGAGAATCCGGTCCTGGAGGAGACGCTCGAGGCGGAGGAGGTCAAGGAGCAGGACCAGCTGGAACTCGCCGAGAAAGAAGAGCAACCGGCAGGTGAAGAAAAGGAGTTCCACGAGGTTCAGGCCGGGACGGAAACCCTGACCGATACCGATTGGGACAGTTACCTCGAAGGGTACAACTACAGCTCGGGCGAACAGCAGTACTATGACGACGAGGATCGCCCTTCGTACGAGAATATTCTTACCCGGAAAGGGACCCTCGTCGATCATCTCATGTGGCAGCTGAATCTTACCAACCTCACCGATTTCGAAAGCCGGGTGGGGGCCGAGATCATTGGTAACATCGACGAAGAGGGGTATCTCCGGGCCACCGTTGACGAGATTGCGGCTGCGTGCCAGACTGACATCGAGCTCGTTGACTCCACGCTGAAAAAGATCCAGGAGTTCGACCCGATGGGAGTTGGCGCCCGGGATCTGCGCGAGTGCCTCCTGATACAGGTGGATCAGCTCGGAATGAACGGCAGTGTGGTGGAAGGGATTCTCCTCAACCACCTCCACGATCTCGAAACCAGAAAATACAAGCAAATCGCCAAGGCCCTCGGGGTCGACGTGAACGATATTCTGACCGCCGCCCGGATTATCGCAAGTCTTGATCCCAAGCCCGGCCGCATCTACGGTTCCGAGGATGTCCACTACATTTCCGCCGATGTCTTTGTGTACAAGATCGCTGACGATTATGTCGTTGTTCTCAATGACGAAGGACTTCCCAATCTGCGGGTAAATCCGTTCTACGCAGGCGACGTGAAGGCAAATCCCCAGGTTGACGCCAAGGCTGAAGAGTACATCAATGACAAGGTGCGCTCGGCGACATGGCTCATCAAGAGCATTCACCAGCGGCAGCGTACCATCTACAAGGTGGCGAAGAGCATCGCCCGGTTTCAGCGCGACTTCCTCGATCGGGGGATCGAGCACCTGCGGCCGCTGGTCCTTCGCGACGTTGCCGAGGACATCGGCATGCACGAGTCGACCATCAGCCGCGTGACCACCAACAAGTACATGCAGACCCCGCAGGGGCTCTTCGAGATGAAGTACTTCTTCAATAGCGGCATCTCCACCACCGAGGGCGATTTCATCGCCTCCGAGAGCGTCAAGAACAAGATCAAGGAGATCGTCGACGCCGAGGATCCCCGCAAACCCTACAGCGACCAACGCATTGCCGAACTCCTGTCGGCCCACAGTATCAACATTGCCCGGCGGACCGTTACCAAATATCGGGAGATGCTGCGGATCGGCTCGTCATCCGAGCGCAAACGTCACTTCTGATCTCTATGTAGCTTATTTTATCAATCTTCGATGTTCCGGCTTGAAGGATCGTAAATTCGTGTTTACCTTGAATCAGGAGGCACGGTCCGGAACGCATTCACCGCAAGGAGGAAGTTATGCAAATTACAACAACGTTCAGGCACATGGAGCAGAGCGAGGCCCTCAAGAGCTATGCCGCCGAAAAACTGGAGAGGGTGAAGAAATATATCGACGAACCCGTCACCGCCCAAGTCTTCTTTACGGTCGAGAAGATCCGGCATGCGGCCGAGGTCACCCTGACCGCCAAAGGGGTCATCATCAAGGCCGCTGAAGAAACCAACGATATGTATGCCGCCCTCGATGCGGTGGTGGACAAGATCGAGCGGCAGCTGCGGCGTTACAAAGAGCGCCTCAAGGAGCACAAACCCGCTGCCGATACCCGTGCTATCGAAGTCCAGAAGAGCATCGTGACCGCAGAGAGCATTGAGCAGCAGAAACAGCCGGTCATCATTCCGAGCAAGACCATTTCCATCAAGCCGATGTCGGTTGATGAGGCCGTTATGCAGATGGATCTTCTGCATAAGGATTTTCTCGTCTTCACCGATTCGTCCACCGAAGCGATCAACGTCGTCTACCGGCGCAAGGATGGCAACTACGGCCTGATCGAGCCCACTCCCAAGTAAGGCATTAAGCCGCGCCGCCTCGTGCGGCGCGGCTCCTTACCCGACGGAAGCCGCTGCCCCCCTCCACCCACATCGAGGATATCCACCTTTGAACAGCATCAGTCTTTCAATCGCTGACCTCCTCAACGATACGGAGTACGGGCTGGACCTTGTCCTGCATGCGGGGGAGCGGGGTGTGGACCACCGGGTGCACAGCTCCCGCATTCAAAAGCCGGGACTGGCGCTGACGGGGTATACGGAGCATCTCCATCCCGACCGCGTGCAGGTTCTGGGCAATACCGAAATTTCCTACCTGCGGCAGATTCCCGGGGCCCAGGCGGCGATCAATATCGCCAAGCTCTGCCAGTATCCCATCTCGTGCTTCATCATCACCAAGGGATTGGAGCCTCCCGACATCCTTCGTGACGAGACGGAAAAGGCGGGGATTCCGCTCCTTGTGTCGCCCCACCAATCGTCGACGTTCATTTCCCTGATCACCAAGTTTCTGGAAGAGCGGCTGCTCCCCACCACCCATATCCACGGGGTGCTCGTGGATGTGCTCGGTGTCGGGGTGCTGCTCCTGGGCAAGAGCGGCATCGGAAAGAGCGAGTGCGCCCTCGACCTCGTCATCCGCGGTCACCGGCTCGTGGCGGATGATGTGGTCTACGTCAAGAAAAAGATGCCGGCGGCACTGGTCGGCCAGGCGGCCGAAGCGATCCAGTACCACGTCGAAATTCGCGGCCTTGGCATCATCAATATCAAGAACCTCTTCGGCGTTTCCTCCATCCGAGAGAAGAAGATCATCGACATGGTGATCGAGCTGGTGGAGTGGGACCCGGACCACGAGTACGACCGTCTCGGGATCGACGACGAGTTCTACCGCATCCTCGATATCGAGCTCCCCTATATCAGGATTCCGGTGCGCCCGGGGCGCAACCTCACCTCCATCATCGAGGTGGCGGCACGAAATCATCTCCTCAAGGGGATGGGATACCATTCGGCCCGTGAACTGCAGGAAAAGCTCATGGCGCGGATGGAGGTTCGCCCCCTCGGGGACGAAGTGGAGTAACGGATGCGGATACTCGTCATCAGCGGACTTTCAGGCTCCGGCAAGTCGACGGCAGTGCGCGTTCTCGAGGATGAGGGTTTTTTCTGCATCGACAATTTGCCGGTCCAGTTGTTTCCCACCATCATCGATCTGGTCCGAAAGGCCGAGGAGAAGGTGCCGGGGGTCGCGCTGGTCATGGATATCCGGGGCCGCGATTTCCTGAAAGGGTACGAGCGGGTCTTCCAGGAAATCCGCGAGGCCGGCAACACCATCGAGATTGTCTTCTTCGACGCCACCGACGAGGTCCTGATCCGGCGCTTTTCCGAGACGCGCCGGCGCCATCCCGCCCTTGAGAGTGGGTCGGTGCCCGAAGGGATACGGTACGAGCGCGACCAGTTGGCCGGGTTGCGCCGCCAGGCCACGCTGGTGATCGATACCTCGGAGCTTAACGTGCATCAGCTGAAGGAGCTTTTCACCGCCAAGGTGAAAGGGGAATCGGGCCCCCGGCGGATGACGATCCAGCTCCAGTCGTTCGGCTACCGCTACGGAATTCCCCTCGAGTCCGACCTGGTGATGGATGTCCGGTTTCTTCCCAATCCACACTTCGTACCCGAACTCAAGCCGTTCACCGGACTTGACGCCTCCGTTCGCGCCTACGTTCTGGAAAAGCCTGAAACCGCGGAGTTCCTGAAGAGCTTCACGGACCTGCTCGGCTTTCTCGTTCCGTCCTACCGACGGGAAGGGAAGTCGTACCTCACCGTCTCCATCGGTTGCACGGGGGGGAGGCACCGGTCGGTCGCACTTGTGGAGGAACTCGGCCGCTTCTTTGCCGACAAGGGGTTCGCAGTCAAAACAACCCATCGGGATATAGAGAAGGGATAGAAATGATCGGACTGGTTCTCGTGACCCATGCCGGCCTTGCCGCCGAGCTTCTCCGTGCCGCAGAAATGATCGTCGGTCCCATCGACCGTGCGGAGGCCGTTGGAATCCAGCCGGGTGACCCGGCCGAAAAGGTAATGGCCGATATTGCGGGGGCGGTCAAGCGGATCTCAGAGGGGGGAGCGGTCATCATGACCGACATGTTTGGCGGGACCCCCTCAAACATGAGCCTCTCCTACCTCGAAAGCGGCAGGATCGAGGTGCTGACCGGCGTCAATCTGCCGATGATCATCAAGTTCGCCACGGAACGTGCCAACGCCTCCGTCTCCGACCTTGCCGGATCCATCAGGGATTGCGGGCGGGACGGCATCACCGTTGCCGGTGATTATCTGAAATAACCTCAAGGACTTGACCGTAATGCTCGTACAGGAATTCACCATCGTCAACAAACTGGGGCTTCACGCCCGCGCATCGGCCCTTCTTGTCAAGACCGCCAGCCGCTTCAGCGCCGAAATCAAGATTGGCCGCGAAGGGATCGAGGTCAACGGCAAGAGCATCATGGGGATCATGATGCTTGCTGCCGCCAAGGGGACCACCATCACCGTCACTGTTGACGGCGGCGACGAAGCGGAGGCCATGGCGGCCCTATCGGACATCATAACCAATGGATTCGGTGAGGAGTGACAGCAGAATATTCCGCGGCATAGGGGCTTCTCCCGGCATTGCCATTGGAACGGTGCGGATGACCGACCGGGGGAGGGTGGTGGTGGCTGAGACGGCCATTGCCCCCGAAGAGGTCCCCCATGAGGTCGAGCGCTTTACCGCAGCCCTCTCGAAGGCCCGCGCCGATCTTTCGTCCCTCAAGCAGCAGTTCGCCTCCACCCATGGGCCTGAGCATCTCTACGTAATCGACACCCACCTCCTCATCCTGGAAGACGGCATGCTCATCCAGGGGACCGTCGAGCTGATCGAACG contains:
- the hpf gene encoding ribosome hibernation-promoting factor, HPF/YfiA family, coding for MQITTTFRHMEQSEALKSYAAEKLERVKKYIDEPVTAQVFFTVEKIRHAAEVTLTAKGVIIKAAEETNDMYAALDAVVDKIERQLRRYKERLKEHKPAADTRAIEVQKSIVTAESIEQQKQPVIIPSKTISIKPMSVDEAVMQMDLLHKDFLVFTDSSTEAINVVYRRKDGNYGLIEPTPK
- the hprK gene encoding HPr(Ser) kinase/phosphatase, coding for MNSISLSIADLLNDTEYGLDLVLHAGERGVDHRVHSSRIQKPGLALTGYTEHLHPDRVQVLGNTEISYLRQIPGAQAAINIAKLCQYPISCFIITKGLEPPDILRDETEKAGIPLLVSPHQSSTFISLITKFLEERLLPTTHIHGVLVDVLGVGVLLLGKSGIGKSECALDLVIRGHRLVADDVVYVKKKMPAALVGQAAEAIQYHVEIRGLGIINIKNLFGVSSIREKKIIDMVIELVEWDPDHEYDRLGIDDEFYRILDIELPYIRIPVRPGRNLTSIIEVAARNHLLKGMGYHSARELQEKLMARMEVRPLGDEVE
- the rapZ gene encoding RNase adapter RapZ — protein: MRILVISGLSGSGKSTAVRVLEDEGFFCIDNLPVQLFPTIIDLVRKAEEKVPGVALVMDIRGRDFLKGYERVFQEIREAGNTIEIVFFDATDEVLIRRFSETRRRHPALESGSVPEGIRYERDQLAGLRRQATLVIDTSELNVHQLKELFTAKVKGESGPRRMTIQLQSFGYRYGIPLESDLVMDVRFLPNPHFVPELKPFTGLDASVRAYVLEKPETAEFLKSFTDLLGFLVPSYRREGKSYLTVSIGCTGGRHRSVALVEELGRFFADKGFAVKTTHRDIEKG
- a CDS encoding PTS sugar transporter subunit IIA, translating into MIGLVLVTHAGLAAELLRAAEMIVGPIDRAEAVGIQPGDPAEKVMADIAGAVKRISEGGAVIMTDMFGGTPSNMSLSYLESGRIEVLTGVNLPMIIKFATERANASVSDLAGSIRDCGRDGITVAGDYLK
- a CDS encoding HPr family phosphocarrier protein, which codes for MLVQEFTIVNKLGLHARASALLVKTASRFSAEIKIGREGIEVNGKSIMGIMMLAAAKGTTITVTVDGGDEAEAMAALSDIITNGFGEE